One genomic window of Vibrio rhizosphaerae includes the following:
- a CDS encoding class I adenylate cyclase, giving the protein MQTYTETLIKRLDNLNRQRTERALALMDLQSRRVFHLIPAFFQFNHPLIPGYYDQDVPFGVWGFEADEAQQQFIHDTELALGQSLPISSEPEIQGLYTMGSTSSIGQSTSSDLDIWVCVSSLMSAGRRDKLANKCLLLTDWAKTQGVEANFFIMDEQRFRCKQSDEMTGENCGSSQHLLLLDEFYRSAVRMAGKRLLWQIVPPEMEECYDEYVSHLCRKSYINCSEWFDFGRLNHIPAEEYFGASLWQLYKSIDSPYKSVLKAILLEAYSWEYPHTQLLSIDTKRRFFTHEPDLYGMDAYYLMLEKVTRYLERINDQPRLDLVRRCFYLKTHEKLSREPGAGSVPWRRMALEELTQIWQWSSGIIAELDNRRNWKVEQVAFMHTGLLDALMQSYRNLIQFARRNDITSSISPQDISILSRKLYAAFEILPGKVTLLNPQISPDLHESDLTFIEVQQNRSNPAGWYLYKQPLVPRRMMGQHYLEHHEYLSKLVAWAFFNGLITESTRLHAVVQDAQLDIDKFYQMVGDLRNTFSLHKRRPTMHALASPCEISQLAMFINFEQDPTYVVSGKSLRVDLKTVDVLSFGPEQRCLVGSIDLVYRNSWHEVRTLHFEGEGAILDALKTVLCKMHQDALPPESVDVFCYSKNLRGLIRNAIYQLLAECIDLRLKPVEIELEKRRRFKALRVGRQMYGLFFERRGVSVQRLENSVDFYRSISTNKLKGSPLMMIDREQDYHLPEAIDGFASEGLIQFFFEDSETGFNIYVLDESNRVEVYHQFSGSKDEVISSLNGFYTSMLDENKVASKLINFNLPQYYQVIHADDGSSTYIIPYRSDSSSGAIPTKAVNA; this is encoded by the coding sequence TTGCAAACATACACCGAGACTTTAATCAAAAGATTAGATAATCTGAACCGGCAGCGTACCGAACGTGCGTTGGCGCTGATGGATCTACAAAGTCGCCGTGTTTTTCATTTAATTCCTGCATTCTTTCAATTCAATCATCCTTTAATTCCCGGTTATTACGACCAAGACGTGCCTTTTGGTGTGTGGGGCTTTGAAGCGGATGAAGCACAACAACAGTTTATTCACGATACAGAACTAGCATTGGGGCAGAGTCTCCCAATTTCAAGCGAGCCCGAAATTCAGGGGCTGTACACCATGGGAAGTACCTCCTCGATCGGACAAAGTACCTCCAGTGATCTGGATATCTGGGTGTGCGTTTCTTCGCTGATGAGTGCTGGTCGTCGGGATAAATTGGCCAATAAGTGTCTGTTGCTGACGGACTGGGCAAAGACACAAGGTGTTGAAGCCAACTTTTTTATCATGGACGAGCAACGTTTCCGGTGTAAACAATCCGATGAAATGACGGGTGAAAATTGTGGCTCTTCGCAACACTTGTTATTACTTGATGAATTCTACCGTTCTGCGGTACGAATGGCTGGCAAACGTCTTCTGTGGCAAATCGTGCCGCCAGAGATGGAAGAGTGTTACGACGAATATGTCAGTCATTTGTGTCGTAAGTCTTACATTAACTGTAGTGAATGGTTTGATTTTGGCCGTCTCAATCATATCCCGGCAGAAGAGTACTTCGGTGCCAGTTTGTGGCAGTTGTATAAGAGTATTGATTCACCTTATAAATCGGTGCTCAAAGCGATTCTACTCGAAGCCTATTCTTGGGAATATCCTCATACTCAACTCTTAAGTATCGATACTAAGCGCCGTTTCTTTACCCATGAACCAGATTTGTATGGGATGGATGCTTATTATCTGATGCTGGAAAAAGTGACCCGTTATTTAGAACGGATTAATGATCAGCCTCGGTTAGATCTGGTCCGGCGTTGCTTCTATCTGAAAACGCATGAGAAATTATCTCGTGAACCGGGAGCTGGCTCCGTTCCGTGGCGCCGGATGGCCTTGGAAGAACTGACCCAAATCTGGCAGTGGTCGTCAGGTATTATCGCTGAACTGGATAATCGGCGGAACTGGAAAGTCGAGCAAGTTGCGTTTATGCATACCGGGTTACTGGATGCTTTGATGCAGAGTTATCGTAATTTGATCCAATTCGCTCGACGTAATGACATTACCTCTTCCATTAGTCCTCAGGATATTTCGATTCTTTCCCGTAAACTGTATGCCGCTTTTGAAATTCTTCCGGGCAAAGTGACGCTGCTTAATCCGCAGATTTCTCCTGACTTGCATGAGTCCGACCTGACTTTTATTGAAGTACAACAGAACCGCAGTAATCCGGCTGGCTGGTATCTCTACAAGCAACCGTTAGTGCCGCGTCGGATGATGGGACAGCACTATCTGGAACATCACGAGTATTTGAGTAAGTTGGTCGCGTGGGCATTCTTTAATGGCCTGATCACCGAGTCAACCAGACTCCATGCGGTTGTGCAAGATGCTCAGCTCGACATTGATAAGTTTTATCAGATGGTGGGGGATTTGCGTAATACATTCTCCTTGCATAAGCGTCGTCCAACCATGCATGCACTCGCCAGCCCTTGTGAAATTAGCCAGCTGGCCATGTTTATTAATTTTGAACAAGACCCGACGTATGTGGTTTCAGGGAAATCACTCCGCGTTGATTTAAAAACGGTTGATGTTTTAAGCTTTGGGCCGGAACAGCGTTGCCTCGTCGGTAGTATTGATTTGGTTTACCGGAATTCATGGCACGAAGTCAGAACGCTGCATTTCGAAGGGGAAGGGGCGATTCTTGATGCGCTTAAAACGGTATTGTGCAAGATGCATCAGGATGCGTTACCGCCAGAATCAGTAGACGTATTTTGCTACAGTAAAAATTTGCGGGGGTTGATCCGTAATGCCATTTATCAGCTGTTGGCTGAATGTATCGACTTACGTTTGAAGCCGGTTGAAATCGAGCTGGAAAAACGACGTCGTTTTAAGGCATTGCGTGTCGGTCGCCAAATGTACGGGTTATTTTTCGAACGGCGGGGCGTCTCTGTTCAGCGGTTGGAAAATTCAGTCGATTTTTATCGCAGTATCTCGACCAATAAGCTCAAAGGCTCACCATTGATGATGATTGATCGGGAACAGGATTATCATCTGCCTGAAGCGATTGATGGTTTTGCCAGCGAGGGATTGATTCAGTTTTTCTTCGAAGATAGCGAAACCGGTTTTAATATCTATGTTCTGGATGAATCGAATCGCGTCGAGGTCTATCATCAGTTTAGCGGTAGTAAAGATGAGGTCATTTCGAGTCTGAACGGTTTCTATACGTCGATGCTGGATGAAAATAAAGTGGCCTCAAAGCTGATCAACTTCAATTTGCCGCAGTATTATCAGGTCATCCATGCTGATGATGGCAGCAGTACTTATATCATTCCTTACCGGAGTGACTCGTCTTCAGGGGCTATACCGACCAAGGCGGTAAACGCCTAA
- the dapF gene encoding diaminopimelate epimerase yields MHFHFSKMHGLGNDFMVVDCITQNIFFSPELIRRLADRHTGVGFDQLLLVEAPYDPETDFHYRIFNADGSEVEQCGNGARCFARFVRLKGLTNKYSIHVSTKKGKMILNVEDDNQITVNMGLPEFEPAKIPFKAKQSEKTYILRIAEQTLFCGAVSMGNPHVVTTVEDVDVANVEHLGPLLESHERFPERVNAGFMQVVNPNEIRLRVYERGAGETQACGSGACAAVAVGIIQEQLAENVTVHLPGGDLKISWKGPGQPLYMTGPATHIYDGQIAC; encoded by the coding sequence ATGCATTTTCATTTTTCTAAAATGCACGGTTTGGGTAATGATTTCATGGTCGTTGACTGTATTACCCAGAATATTTTCTTTTCACCGGAGCTGATTCGTCGCTTGGCGGATCGGCACACGGGGGTTGGGTTTGATCAACTGTTATTGGTCGAAGCGCCTTATGATCCGGAAACAGATTTTCACTATCGGATCTTCAACGCAGATGGCAGTGAAGTTGAACAGTGCGGCAATGGTGCGCGTTGTTTTGCGCGTTTTGTTCGACTCAAAGGGTTGACGAATAAGTACAGTATTCATGTCAGCACCAAGAAAGGGAAGATGATTCTGAATGTCGAAGATGACAATCAGATTACCGTGAATATGGGGTTGCCAGAATTTGAACCCGCAAAAATCCCCTTTAAGGCGAAGCAGTCAGAAAAGACCTATATTTTACGCATTGCTGAACAAACCCTGTTTTGTGGCGCGGTCAGTATGGGCAATCCTCATGTGGTGACCACGGTGGAGGATGTCGATGTTGCCAATGTCGAGCATCTTGGGCCATTACTCGAATCCCATGAACGTTTTCCGGAACGCGTGAATGCTGGCTTTATGCAGGTGGTCAATCCCAATGAAATCCGGTTAAGGGTTTATGAACGTGGTGCGGGTGAGACGCAGGCTTGTGGTAGTGGTGCTTGTGCCGCGGTTGCTGTCGGGATTATTCAGGAGCAACTGGCAGAAAACGTGACTGTTCACCTGCCGGGTGGCGATCTGAAAATCAGCTGGAAAGGACCGGGACAACCACTTTACATGACCGGGCCAGCCACACATATTTATGATGGTCAGATTGCGTGCTGA
- a CDS encoding DUF484 family protein: MSNTETEINENDVLTAEVVADYLQNHPDFFMNRPALVDRLALPHQQLGAVSLVHIQLNRQRHRIEELEEEITALMSLAASNDRTLHAFMDLQEQMFRCDHLSQVIEAIEQKAVQLSLKAHIRLSGAPAQYTLDQAYWQRFSTNNFNGNCAYLGRMRKADRDGLFGEFSGAPEFGSYVVLPIKSKDTHGMLAFSSEDGGHFQPSMDTLFLRYLAEVLTHLLHVLPWK; this comes from the coding sequence GTGTCAAACACTGAAACTGAAATTAATGAAAATGATGTGTTAACCGCCGAAGTGGTGGCTGATTATTTACAAAATCATCCTGATTTCTTTATGAATCGTCCGGCGTTGGTTGACCGCCTTGCATTACCGCACCAGCAACTTGGCGCGGTGTCTTTGGTCCACATCCAGTTGAACCGACAGCGGCACCGGATTGAAGAGCTTGAGGAAGAAATTACCGCCTTGATGTCTCTGGCTGCGAGTAATGATCGGACGCTGCATGCATTTATGGATTTGCAGGAACAGATGTTTCGGTGCGATCACCTGAGTCAGGTGATTGAGGCGATTGAACAGAAGGCGGTACAACTATCGCTGAAAGCACATATCCGTCTGTCTGGTGCGCCCGCGCAATACACCTTGGATCAAGCTTATTGGCAGCGTTTTTCAACCAACAATTTCAACGGAAATTGTGCTTATTTAGGTCGAATGCGTAAAGCGGATCGGGATGGTCTGTTTGGGGAATTCTCGGGGGCGCCAGAATTTGGTTCTTACGTGGTGTTACCGATCAAAAGTAAAGATACACATGGGATGCTGGCTTTTTCCAGTGAAGATGGCGGTCATTTCCAGCCAAGTATGGATACGTTGTTCTTGCGTTATCTGGCTGAAGTCTTGACCCATTTATTACATGTTCTGCCATGGAAATAA
- a CDS encoding MbtH family protein, whose amino-acid sequence MNDKKYTNPFDDVNHQFLVLTNDRGQHSLWPESNPVPQGWQAIFGPEDKSACLSYIEQNWQHVHLSGLNS is encoded by the coding sequence ATGAATGATAAAAAATATACCAATCCGTTTGATGATGTGAATCATCAATTTCTCGTGCTGACCAATGACCGTGGTCAGCATAGCCTGTGGCCAGAATCCAATCCGGTCCCCCAAGGCTGGCAAGCGATTTTCGGTCCGGAAGATAAATCTGCCTGTCTCAGTTATATCGAACAAAACTGGCAGCATGTTCATCTCTCTGGACTGAATTCATGA
- the lptM gene encoding LPS translocon maturation chaperone LptM, which translates to MNKKFTALLVLCVLALAGCGQTGPLYMPQDDTPQNQSQP; encoded by the coding sequence ATGAATAAAAAGTTTACTGCACTTTTAGTGCTGTGCGTGTTAGCGTTGGCAGGTTGTGGACAGACAGGACCGTTGTATATGCCTCAGGACGATACACCGCAAAACCAATCACAACCTTAA
- a CDS encoding 4'-phosphopantetheinyl transferase family protein, producing the protein MTFLIWQKQLCLGGQTIFINRYARDEYPAGAVQEGITLPDSLLGAVSKRKAEFVAGRIAAKYALLHRGASEPWVGIGEHRSPVWPDGFIGSISHTDDTAICTVSTNAERLSIGIDIENIMDDTLCESVGKMIVTSGEMKLQETDWSKAQFISLMFSAKESLFKALYPLVKRYLDFHDAQLVSFDPQHSHFTFELSQTLQQEIGIQVCHGDYLLFEEALVTLIQIERDA; encoded by the coding sequence ATGACATTTCTGATCTGGCAGAAGCAGTTATGCCTGGGTGGACAGACTATTTTTATCAATCGCTATGCGCGTGATGAGTATCCGGCAGGCGCTGTGCAAGAAGGTATCACCTTGCCTGACTCCCTGCTCGGCGCGGTCAGTAAAAGAAAAGCAGAATTTGTTGCCGGCAGGATAGCCGCAAAATATGCCTTGCTGCACCGAGGTGCATCTGAACCTTGGGTTGGGATTGGAGAACATCGTTCTCCGGTATGGCCTGATGGATTTATCGGCTCCATCTCGCATACGGATGATACAGCGATCTGTACCGTGTCTACCAACGCGGAGCGATTATCGATCGGGATTGATATCGAAAATATCATGGATGACACGCTATGCGAGTCGGTCGGGAAAATGATTGTCACGTCCGGGGAGATGAAGCTTCAGGAGACCGACTGGTCTAAAGCGCAGTTTATCTCTCTAATGTTTTCCGCCAAAGAGAGTCTTTTTAAGGCGCTTTATCCTTTAGTGAAGCGTTATCTTGACTTCCATGATGCACAATTAGTTTCTTTTGACCCGCAACATTCACATTTCACGTTTGAACTTTCCCAAACACTTCAGCAAGAGATCGGCATTCAGGTTTGTCATGGCGACTATCTGTTGTTCGAAGAGGCTCTCGTGACATTAATACAGATTGAACGGGATGCCTGA
- a CDS encoding tRNA-uridine aminocarboxypropyltransferase, translating into MKANQPPAQSLQRCPDCGLIYQCICQAIPRCESEIKLSLLVHERELNRETNTGRWLVHALSQCHSYLWQRKQPDLQFRHQLDDPQFFPVLLFPAPHALTIDEMNAQIKTQSQIHPVRSRCPTPHFIVLDGTWQEARKMERKSDWLAALPRVQITPSTTSSYRLRRNQQPDSLCTLEVVAALLNQRGESKDAQALTDFLHQFMDALQADKTTLPRAECE; encoded by the coding sequence ATGAAGGCGAATCAACCGCCAGCGCAATCACTGCAACGATGTCCTGACTGTGGGTTAATCTATCAATGTATTTGTCAGGCGATTCCTCGTTGCGAAAGTGAAATCAAGCTGTCCTTATTGGTTCATGAGCGAGAACTCAACCGGGAGACCAATACCGGACGCTGGCTGGTCCATGCCCTGTCGCAATGTCACTCATACCTCTGGCAACGCAAACAACCGGATCTACAATTCCGCCACCAGCTGGACGATCCGCAATTTTTTCCGGTGCTGCTCTTTCCGGCACCGCACGCCCTGACCATCGACGAGATGAACGCGCAAATCAAGACGCAATCTCAGATACATCCCGTCCGGTCGCGCTGCCCCACGCCTCATTTCATTGTGCTGGACGGAACCTGGCAAGAAGCCCGAAAAATGGAAAGGAAGAGTGACTGGCTGGCAGCGCTGCCCCGCGTGCAGATCACACCCAGTACCACCTCATCTTATCGGTTGAGACGCAATCAACAACCGGACTCACTCTGTACACTCGAAGTCGTTGCAGCTTTACTGAATCAACGGGGGGAAAGCAAAGATGCGCAGGCGTTGACGGATTTTCTCCATCAGTTTATGGACGCCCTGCAAGCAGACAAAACCACTCTTCCGCGAGCTGAATGCGAATGA
- the yigB gene encoding 5-amino-6-(5-phospho-D-ribitylamino)uracil phosphatase YigB — MFYYRSLPSIQAMTFDLDDTLYDNVPVIRQLERKMMDWMHLNHPVSALHPVEWWQQLKTNIAQQSPELMHDVTQWRYQQVMQGLIRLGYAADEARKAAEDAINEMFYWRHQIDVPAETHRVLTLLSRQIPLISVTNGNVDPHKIGLGHYFQQTLQAGPDGFSKPYPDLFIKAQRMLDLPAGHILHVGDHLKTDVYGAKINGFAACWFNDRQKNIRTEPATALLPDVEIEQLSSLLAFV, encoded by the coding sequence ATGTTTTATTACCGTTCTCTCCCTTCGATTCAGGCGATGACCTTTGATTTGGACGATACACTTTATGATAACGTCCCGGTGATTCGGCAACTGGAACGTAAGATGATGGATTGGATGCATTTGAATCATCCGGTCAGTGCGTTGCATCCGGTTGAGTGGTGGCAGCAGTTGAAAACCAATATTGCACAGCAATCCCCTGAGTTGATGCATGATGTAACGCAATGGCGTTATCAGCAAGTGATGCAGGGGCTGATACGGTTGGGGTACGCAGCCGATGAGGCTCGCAAAGCGGCCGAAGATGCAATCAATGAAATGTTCTACTGGCGTCATCAGATCGACGTGCCGGCCGAAACTCATCGGGTGCTGACTTTATTGAGTCGGCAAATACCGTTAATTTCAGTCACGAATGGCAATGTTGATCCGCATAAAATTGGGTTGGGACACTATTTTCAGCAAACACTGCAAGCCGGACCTGACGGATTTTCCAAACCCTATCCCGACTTGTTTATCAAAGCGCAACGCATGCTTGATTTGCCTGCTGGTCACATTCTCCATGTCGGTGATCATCTCAAGACCGATGTCTATGGTGCCAAAATCAATGGCTTCGCCGCCTGTTGGTTCAATGACCGGCAGAAAAATATCCGTACAGAGCCGGCGACGGCATTACTGCCGGATGTTGAAATTGAACAGTTATCCAGCTTGTTAGCGTTTGTATAG
- the lysA gene encoding diaminopimelate decarboxylase has translation MDYFNYQNDGQLWAEEVRLAELAKDYGTPLYVYSKATFERHWNAFDQAVGTHPHLVCYAVKANSNLGVLSVLARLGSGFDIVSGGELERVLAAGGNPGKIVFSGVGKTEAEMQRALELKIKCFNVESESELHRLNRVAQSLGVKAPVSLRINPDVDAKTHPYISTGLRDNKFGIAFDQARDVYRFAHQLEHLDVCGIDCHIGSQLTQIDPFIDATDRLLALIDELAAEGINIRHLDVGGGLGVIYNQETPPQPAEYAKALLSRLENHQHLELIFEPGRAIAANAGVLLTKVEFLKHTEHKNFAIIDAAMNDLMRPALYQAWQKIVPVSPREGKALIYDIVGPVCETGDFLGKERELVLEEGDLLAVRSAGAYGFVMSSNYNTRSRAAEVMVDGEQVHLVRQREPLSSLWALESVLPE, from the coding sequence TTGGATTATTTTAATTACCAGAACGATGGACAGCTATGGGCTGAAGAGGTTCGTCTCGCAGAACTGGCAAAGGACTATGGCACTCCCCTTTACGTTTATTCAAAGGCGACGTTTGAACGTCACTGGAATGCGTTTGATCAGGCGGTTGGCACGCATCCACATTTAGTTTGTTATGCCGTGAAAGCGAACTCCAATTTAGGGGTTTTGAGTGTTTTGGCGCGGCTTGGCTCCGGGTTCGATATTGTCTCTGGCGGTGAGTTGGAGCGTGTGCTCGCTGCGGGCGGCAACCCCGGGAAAATTGTTTTTTCCGGTGTGGGTAAAACCGAAGCAGAAATGCAGCGGGCGCTCGAATTAAAGATTAAATGTTTCAATGTTGAATCCGAATCTGAGTTGCATCGTCTGAATCGTGTGGCTCAGTCGCTCGGCGTCAAAGCACCGGTATCTTTGCGGATTAATCCGGATGTTGATGCTAAAACGCATCCGTATATCTCGACCGGGCTCCGTGACAATAAATTCGGTATCGCGTTTGATCAGGCGCGTGACGTCTATCGTTTTGCTCATCAATTAGAACACTTGGATGTGTGTGGTATTGATTGCCATATTGGTTCGCAGTTAACACAAATTGATCCTTTCATTGATGCCACCGATCGCCTCTTGGCGCTGATTGATGAACTGGCAGCAGAAGGGATCAACATTCGTCATTTAGATGTCGGTGGTGGGTTAGGGGTTATCTATAACCAAGAAACACCGCCACAACCGGCAGAATATGCCAAAGCCTTACTCTCACGACTGGAGAATCACCAACATCTGGAGCTGATTTTTGAACCGGGACGGGCGATTGCCGCGAACGCGGGTGTGTTACTGACCAAAGTTGAGTTTTTGAAGCATACCGAACATAAGAATTTTGCGATTATTGATGCGGCGATGAATGACCTGATGCGTCCTGCTTTGTATCAGGCGTGGCAGAAAATTGTTCCCGTGAGCCCGCGTGAAGGGAAGGCGCTGATTTATGATATCGTCGGGCCCGTCTGTGAAACCGGTGATTTTCTCGGTAAAGAGCGTGAATTGGTGCTGGAAGAAGGTGATCTGCTGGCTGTTCGTTCGGCGGGTGCTTACGGGTTTGTGATGTCATCCAACTATAATACGCGTTCACGGGCTGCCGAAGTCATGGTTGATGGCGAACAGGTTCATCTGGTTCGCCAGCGGGAACCGCTCAGTAGCTTGTGGGCGTTGGAAAGTGTTTTACCGGAGTAA
- the xerC gene encoding tyrosine recombinase XerC, with the protein MNDQSLRLPDELQQPLQRFYEYLRSEKGLSLYTRQNYQQQLTQMTAYLAEHGVTDWQQLDSAWVRQLAAKGMRDGIKASSLATRLSALRSFLDFLVLRGELTANPAKGVSAPKKKRPLPKNLDVDEVAQLLDVHEEDPLAIRDRAMMELMYGAGLRLAEMVSVNVKDIHLGLGEIRVIGKGNKERKVPFSGQAVIWVKQWMAVRSQLAHQDEPALFVSSRGNRISHRNVQKRMSEWGMKQSVASHISPHKLRHSFATHILESSHNLRAVQELLGHENISTTQIYTHLDFQHLAQAYDQAHPRAKKKRKP; encoded by the coding sequence ATGAATGATCAAAGTCTGAGATTACCGGATGAATTACAGCAACCCCTTCAACGCTTCTATGAGTACCTGAGAAGTGAGAAGGGGTTGAGTCTATATACGCGTCAGAATTATCAGCAGCAACTGACTCAGATGACAGCCTATCTGGCTGAGCATGGGGTGACCGACTGGCAGCAATTGGATTCGGCATGGGTCAGACAACTGGCAGCAAAGGGGATGCGTGACGGCATCAAGGCCAGCAGTTTAGCAACGCGCTTATCTGCATTGCGTAGTTTTCTGGATTTTCTGGTGTTAAGAGGTGAATTAACAGCCAATCCGGCCAAAGGTGTTTCGGCACCGAAGAAGAAGCGCCCCTTACCGAAAAATTTAGATGTTGATGAAGTTGCACAACTCCTTGACGTTCACGAAGAGGATCCGCTGGCGATTCGCGATCGGGCGATGATGGAGCTGATGTACGGTGCAGGTCTGCGTTTGGCGGAAATGGTTAGCGTCAATGTCAAAGATATTCATCTGGGACTGGGTGAAATTCGTGTGATCGGGAAAGGTAACAAAGAGCGCAAAGTGCCGTTTAGCGGTCAGGCCGTGATCTGGGTGAAGCAGTGGATGGCGGTTCGCAGCCAGCTTGCACATCAGGATGAACCGGCTTTGTTTGTTTCCAGTCGTGGCAACCGAATCTCACATCGTAATGTCCAGAAACGGATGTCAGAGTGGGGAATGAAACAGTCGGTTGCCAGTCATATCAGTCCCCATAAATTACGCCACTCTTTTGCGACCCATATTCTTGAATCAAGCCACAATTTGCGTGCGGTACAAGAGTTATTGGGGCATGAAAATATTTCAACCACACAGATCTATACTCATCTCGATTTTCAGCATTTAGCGCAAGCGTATGATCAGGCTCATCCCCGCGCTAAGAAAAAACGGAAACCATAG
- the cyaY gene encoding iron donor protein CyaY gives MNDTEFHQLVDQMLEQVEQMIDDSGADIDYETTGNVMTLDFEDRSQIVINRQEPMHEIWLASKSGGFHFQYTDQQWICSKTGLELLTLIRQECEKHAGESIDWD, from the coding sequence ATGAACGATACTGAATTCCACCAACTTGTTGATCAAATGCTAGAACAAGTTGAGCAAATGATTGATGACTCAGGCGCCGATATTGACTACGAGACAACCGGTAATGTCATGACACTGGATTTTGAGGATCGCAGTCAGATTGTAATCAATCGTCAGGAACCCATGCATGAAATCTGGTTGGCATCCAAATCCGGCGGATTTCATTTCCAGTACACCGATCAACAATGGATTTGCTCTAAAACCGGTCTGGAACTGCTGACGCTAATCCGTCAGGAATGTGAAAAACACGCTGGAGAATCCATTGATTGGGATTGA
- a CDS encoding EVE domain-containing protein — MAYWLFKTEPDTFSIDTLRVQQRACWEGVRNYQARNMMRDQIRLGDQVLIYHSSCKQVGVAGIAEVVREAYPDHFAFDPDSDVYDPKSTAENPRWVMVDVAFVSKMARIIPLSLMKTMPELANMPLVQRGNRLSIMPVTEAEWQAILSQR, encoded by the coding sequence ATGGCATATTGGTTATTTAAAACAGAGCCGGATACGTTTTCAATTGATACTTTACGCGTGCAGCAGCGCGCTTGTTGGGAAGGTGTCAGGAATTATCAGGCACGCAATATGATGCGTGATCAAATCCGTCTGGGGGATCAGGTTTTGATCTACCATTCATCCTGCAAACAGGTCGGGGTTGCCGGGATTGCAGAGGTGGTTCGTGAAGCCTATCCGGATCACTTTGCATTCGACCCTGACAGTGATGTTTATGATCCTAAATCAACCGCTGAAAATCCGCGTTGGGTGATGGTCGATGTTGCTTTTGTCAGCAAAATGGCGCGAATTATTCCTCTTTCTCTCATGAAAACGATGCCCGAGCTGGCCAACATGCCTCTGGTGCAGCGGGGTAATCGACTGTCGATTATGCCTGTGACTGAAGCTGAGTGGCAGGCAATTCTTTCCCAGCGTTGA